One genomic window of Nicotiana sylvestris chromosome 10, ASM39365v2, whole genome shotgun sequence includes the following:
- the LOC104242280 gene encoding pentatricopeptide repeat-containing protein At5g66520, which yields MQYGLYPSCHSYPTIFSITQNQHSRYALKGLPSCSTMSELKQFHAQIIKLGLSCDNDAMGRVIKFCTTLESGDLNYALQMFDKLPNPDTFIYNTIIRGYLQFQLLKESVLFYSHMLERSVSPNNFTFPLVIRACCIDNAVEEGKQIHGHVIKFGFGFDKFSQNNLIHMYVNFHFLEEAKWVLDHMYEKDDVSWTTLISGYAQLGYLAEAFRVFDSIAEKSSVCWNAMISAYVHNNQFHQAFALFERMMSEDVGIDKFIAASMLSACTRLGALKQGEWIVEQVKKSRIDLDSKLATSIIDMYCKCGCLDKALQFFKGLPRKGISSWNCMIGGLAMHGKGEAAIELLKEMESERVAPDYITFVNLLSACAHSGLIEEGKHYFHYMKEEYGIEPGMEHYGCLVDLLGRAGLLEEARKIIKEMPMSADVGVLGALLGACRIHKNIELGEIIGKQVIELEPQNSGRYVVLANLYAYAGRWEDVANIRKLMNDRGVKKAPGFSVVELEGVVSEFIAGGRTHPQAKEIYAKVNEMLDCIKSAGYVPDSDGLQQDIDEEERENPLYYHSEKLAIAFGLLKTKPGAVLRITKNLRVCKDCHQASKLISKVYDREIIVRDRNRFHHFKDGECSCKDYW from the coding sequence ATGCAATATGGCCTCTATCCTTCATGTCATTCCTACCCCACAATCTTCAGCATCACCCAAAACCAACACTCTAGGTACGCCCTTAAGGGCTTACCATCATGCTCAACAATGTCTGAACTCAAGCAATTCCACGCCCAAATTATCAAACTAGGCCTGTCGTGTGACAATGACGCAATGGGTCGAGTCATTAAGTTCTGTACCACTCTTGAATCAGGTGATTTAAACTACGCCCTCCAAATGTTCGATAAATTGCCTAACCCAGACACTTTCATCTACAACACTATCATTCGAGGTTACTTGCAATTTCAACTGCTGAAAGAATCTGTTCTTTTTTACTCCCATATGTTAGAGCGTTCAGTTAGCCCCAATAATTTCACGTTCCCTCTTGTTATCAGAGCATGTTGTATAGACAATGCTGTGGAAGAAGGAAAGCAAATTCATGGTCATGTGATAAAATTTGGTTTTGGGTTCGATAAGTTTTCTCAGAACAATTTGATTCATATGTATGTAAATTTTCATTTCTTGGAGGAAGCTAAATGGGTGTTGGATCATATGTATGAGAAAGATGATGTTTCTTGGACCACATTGATTAGTGGGTATGCTCAATTGGGGTATCTTGCTGAAGCTTTTCGAGTGTTTGATTCAATTGCGGAGAAAAGTTCTGTTTGTTGGAATGCTATGATATCAGCTTATGTGCACAACAACCAGTTTCACCAGGCATTTGCTTTGTTTGAAAGAATGATGTCTGAGGATGTTGGCATTGATAAATTTATTGCTGCAAGCATGTTATCGGCTTGTACACGACTCGGAGCGTTGAAGCAAGGTGAGTGGATAGTTGAACAGGTCAAGAAGAGTAGGATTGATTTGGACTCCAAGCTGGCTACTAGTATTATCGATATGTATTGCAAATGTGGTTGCTTGGATAAGGCTCTTCAGTTCTTTAAAGGGTTGCCAAGAAAAGGAATTTCTTCATGGAATTGTATGATTGGAGGGTTGGCGATGCACGGGAAAGGTGAGGCTGCAATTGAGCTTTTGAAGGAAATGGAGAGTGAGAGGGTAGCTCCAGATTATATCACGTTCGTGAATTTACTTAGTGCTTGTGCTCACTCAGGATTGATTGAAGAAGGAAAACACTATTTTCATTATATGAAAGAAGAGTATGGCATTGAACCTGGCATGGAGCACTACGGTTGCTTAGTTGATTTGCTTGGAAGAGCTGGATTACTGGAAGAAGCAAGAAAGATCATAAAAGAAATGCCTATGAGTGCCGATGTAGGTGTATTGGGTGCTCTTCTTGGTGCAtgtaggattcacaagaacataGAGCTGGGGGAGATAATAGGGAAGCAGGTGATTGAACTGGAACCCCAAAACAGTGGCCGGTATGTGGTGTTAGCTAATTTATATGCTTATGCTGGTAGATGGGAAGATGTTGCCAATATAAGGAAGTTGATGAATGACAGGGGAGTGAAAAAGGCCCCTGGCTTCTCTGTGGTTGAATTGGAAGGCGTTGTTAGCGAGTTCATTGCAGGAGGAAGGACTCATCCTCAAGCCAAAGAGATATATGCCAAAGTAAATGAAATGTTGGATTGTATTAAATCTGCAGGCTATGTCCCAGATTCTGATGGACTACAACAGGATATTGATGAGGAGGAAAGAGAAAATCCTTTGTATTATCATAGTGAGAAATTGGCTATTGCTTTTGGGTTGTTGAAGACTAAACCTGGGGCAGTTCTTCGCATCACAAAGAATTTGCGTGTCTGCAAAGATTGTCATCAGGCAAGCAAGTTAATCTCAAAGGTTTATGATCGTGAAATTATCGTCAGAGATAGGAACAGGTTTCATCATTTTAAAGATGGAGAATGTTCTTGTAAAGATTACTGGTAA
- the LOC104242279 gene encoding probable protein phosphatase 2C 59, which translates to MGYLNSVLSSSSNQVHADDAPVSGGGLSQNGKFSYGYASSPGKRSSMEDFYETRIDGVEGEVVGLFGVFDGHGGARAAEYVKHNLFSNLIRHPKFISDTKSAIADAYSHTDSEFLKSENNQHKDAGSTASTAILVGDRLLVANVGDSRAVICRGGTAIAVSRDHKPDQTDERQRIEDAGGFVMWAGTWRVGGVLAVSRAFGDRLLKQYVVADPEIQEEKVDGSLEFLILASDGLWDVVTNEEAVSMVKPIQDPEEAAKRLMQEAYQRGSADNITIVVVRFLGNQEGSSHGVSA; encoded by the exons ATGGGGTATTTGAATTCAGTATTATCATCATCTTCTAATCAAGTTCATGCTGATGATGCGCCCGTTAGTGGTGGTGGTCTAAG TCAGAATGGGAAGTTCAGCTATGGATACGCTAGCTCCCCGGGAAAAAGGTCTTCCATGGAGGATTTCTATGAGACAAGAATTGATGGTGTAGAAGGAGAGGTAGTTGGTCTCTTTGGAGTGTTTGATG GTCATGGGGGTGCTCGGGCCGCAGAATATGTGAAACACAATCTTTTCAGCAACCTGATAAGGCATCCAAAATTTATATCAGACACCAAATCAGCAATAG CCGATGCATACAGCCATACAGACTCTGAATTTCTGAAATCAGAAAACAATCAGCACAAAGATGCTGGATCGACTGCTTCCACTGCCATCCTTGTAGGTGATCGTTTACTGGTTGCAAATGTTGGTGATTCCAGAGCTGTTATCTGCAGGGGAGGCACAG CTATTGCTGTTTCTCGAGACCACAAGCCTGACCAAACAGATGAGCGACAGCGCATTGAAGATGCTGGAGGTTTTGTGATGTGGGCAG GTACCTGGAGAGTTGGAGGTGTACTTGCTGTTTCCCGTGCGTTTGGCGATAGACTTTTAAAGCAATATGTTGTTGCTGATCCAGAAATACAG GAAGAAAAGGTTGATGGCTCTCTTGAATTTCTTATCCTCGCAAGTGATGGACTCTGGGATGTTGTGACGAATGAG GAGGCTGTGTCGATGGTTAAGCCGATCCAAGATCCTGAGGAAGCAGCAAAGAGGCTGATGCAGGAAGCATATCAAAGAGGAAGTGCAGATAACATCACCATTGTGGTTGTCCGTTTTCTGGGTAACCAAGAGGGTTCCTCTCATGGTGTCTCGGCTTAA